Proteins from a genomic interval of Micropterus dolomieu isolate WLL.071019.BEF.003 ecotype Adirondacks linkage group LG16, ASM2129224v1, whole genome shotgun sequence:
- the bik gene encoding bcl-2-interacting killer → MVEQSRQPSRVVSPQAGSGEVDTNTLFDVNLRINDRAARAFGRQLAVIGDQLDQEWASRQPNWLPIPLHVLRPAQALTRTIYRDIHSQLWGFQGLSAAVKAWVASSVPGQGILRVDAWGAWVPNLKPVTCTGWTRGALVAVALVAAVTIFSALWVEWKA, encoded by the exons GTCTCCCCCCAGGCTGGATCTGGTGAGGTGGACACTAACACCCTGTTTGACGTGAACCTCAG GATCAACGACAGGGCTGCAAGGGCCTTTGGGCGCCAGTTGGCTGTAATTGGAGATCAGCTGGACCAGGAATGGGCAAGCAGACAGCCGAACTGGCTACCAATCCCTCTCCACGTGCTGAGACCTGCTCAGGCACTGACCAGGACAATCTATCG GGATATCCACAGTCAGTTATGGGGCTTCCAGGGCTTGTCTGCGGCAGTGAAGGCCTGGGTGGCGAGCTCTGTGCCTGGGCAGGGGATCCTCAGAGTTGATGCCTGGGGAGCCTGG gTGCCCAACTTGAAACCAGTAACTTGCACTGGCTGGACCAGAGGAGCACTGGTTGCTGTGGCACTGGTGGCTGCAGTGACCATTTTCAGTGCACTATGGGTGGAATGGAAAGCCTAA
- the mcat gene encoding malonyl-CoA-acyl carrier protein transacylase, mitochondrial: protein MLASVAVSVTAASRGKVRSLVSVGRRLSTNQPGSPGGSHHPPPGAPAPLPDTEPPAMEQWRPRKDPSGCSVLLFPGQGSQFVGMGRGLLKYPNVKEMFMVAQKILGYDLLALCLEGPEEELMKTVHCQPAVFVTSLAAVERLNHENPTAIETCVAAAGFSVGEFAALVFSGAMNYAEALYAVKVRAEAMQKASELVPSGMLSVIGRPQAQYKHACVQAKEHCASLGIEQPVCSVANYLFPDGRVIAGHQQALVFLQQNSRHLQFMRTKPLPVSGAFHTELMESATEPLREVLRQVEVRRPEINVYSNVDGKRYMNESHVRRQLVKQLVSPVKWEQTLHEIYERTQGKKFPHTYEVGPGKQLGATLQKCNRKAFKDYAHVEVTTYED from the exons ATGTTGGCATCAGTGGCTGTCAGTGTGACAGCAGCCTCCAGAGGGAAGGTCAGGTCTCTGGTCTCTGTGGGCAGGAGACTGTCCACAAACCAACCTGGCTCCCCGGGTGGAAGTCACCACCCTCCGCCCGGAGCCCCCGCTCCTCTCCCGGACACTGAGCCGCCCGCGATGGAGCAGTGGCGACCCAGAAAAGACCCCAGTGGCTGCTCCGTACTCCTCTTCCCTGGGCAGGGCAGCCAGTTTGTGGGCATGGGTAGAGGACTTTTGAAGTACCCCAACGTAAAAGAAATGTTCATGGTAGCCCAAAAGATCCTCGGGTACGACCTGCTGGCTCTGTGCCTGGAGGGACCCGAGGAGGAGCTGATGAAGACGGTTCACTGTCAGCCGGCGGTGTTTGTCACCTCGCTGGCTGCAGTGGAGAGGCTCAACCACGAAAACCCCACG GCCATTGAGAcgtgtgttgctgctgcaggCTTCAGCGTTGGAGAATTCGCTGCCCTGGTGTTTTCTGGTGCCATGAACTATGCAGAAG CTCTCTATGCGGTTAAGGTGCGTGCAGAGGCCATGCAGAAAGCTTCAGAGCTGGTTCCTAGTGGGATGCTGTCAGTCATTGGTAGACCACAGGCCCAGTATAAACATGCCTGTGTGCAGGCTAAAGAACACTGTGCGAGCCTGGGTATCGAGCAGCCGGTCTGCTCTGTGGCCAACTATCTGTTCCCTGATGGCAGAGTCATTGCAGGGCACCAACAG GCTCTGGTTTTCCTCCAGCAAAACTCGCGACATCTCCAGTTCATGAGGACCAAACCTCTCCCAGTCAGCGGggcttttcacacagagctGATGGAGTCGGCCACTGAACCCCTCAGAGAGGTGCTCAGACAGGTGGAG GTCCGTCGTCCTGAGATCAACGTGTACTCCAACGTGGACGGCAAGCGCTACATGAACGAGAGCCACGTGCGCAGGCAGCTGGTAAAGCAGCTTGTGTCACCTGTGAAGTGGGAGCAAACTCTGCACGAGATCTACGAGAGGACGCAGGGGAAGAAGTTCCCTCACACCTATGAAGTCGGCCCGGGAAAACAGCTCGGTGCCACACTTCAGAAGTGCAACAGGAAGGCCTTCAAAGACTATGCACATGTGGAAGTCACCACTTATGAAGACTGA
- the def6c gene encoding differentially expressed in FDCP 6 homolog, whose translation MDLKSELLKSIWYAFTSLDVEKCGKVSKSQLKVLSHNLYTVLNIPHDPVALEEHFQDDDDGPVSNHGYMPYLNKYILDKVKEGMFDKEKFDDLCWMMTRKKNFKGLTQGALLSERDCFKLFCLFNLLSEDRYPLVMIPEEVEYLLKKISTAMSQEWDGKPLEDFMSRDAAVQEQDMSIWNFLEHLGAGRLMRVTNAEAFSLALDEVFLEMYHNVLKRGYMWKKGHVRRNWTERWFVLKPSSMAYYVSEDLKDKKGEIQLDKSCVIEPIPDREGKRCLFCVKTHNKTYEMSAPDQRQKVEWTQAIQTALRLQSAAKSSLHHELKLKRRVQREHSQQERSRSSRSSCSSRSSYSDDSTIQEMEKMEKEKDKQDLEIESIIQHARELETKRREAEERERRKQKEVQMELERQLKEVETLRDSMQAEMQEKEREAEQQKKRIQELELTQRKLEAALNMEIQARLEEERARQELERLLQVEEEKKKQFQLLQEQQRALQSLSPIQVASDGSTGEDTPAAIHSASQELLDLRASRQRSHQHLEELQEKLRNASQHVRHWNVQLNRLMTPVTPGERLEYRLSSNRKCPKKEALASNEFISKFKIRADQNSQLPEDERLEEQMEAANLSDGSDESQGKPNGQM comes from the exons ATGGACTTAAAATCCGAACTCCTCAAGTCCATCTGGTACGCTTTCACATCGCTGGACGTCGAGAAGTGCGGGAAAGTGTCCAAATCGCAGTTAAAG GTGCTTTCCCACaacctgtacacagtgctgaaTATCCCACATGAccctgtggctctggaggagcatttccaggatgatgatgatgggcCAGTGTCTAATCATGGCTACATGCCCTACCTCAACAAATATATTCTGGATAAG gTCAAAGAGGGTATGTTTGACAAGGAGAAGTTTGATGACCTGTGCTGGATGATGACCAGGAAGAAGAACTTCAAGGGGTTAACACAGGGGGCGCTGCTATCTGAAAGAGACTGTTTCAAGCTCTTCTGTTTATTCAACCTCCTGTCTGAGGACCGCTACCCACTGGTGATGATACCAGAGGAG gTGGAGTATCTCCTCAAGAAAATATCCACAGCCATGAGCCAGGAGTGGGATGGGAAACCCTTGGAGGACTTTATGTCGCGGGATGCTGCAGTGCAGGAACAGGACATGTCTATATGGAACTTCCTGGAGCACCTGGGTGCTGGCCGGCTGATGAGGGTCACCAATGCAGAGGCCTTCAGTCTGGCTTTGGACGAGGTCTTTCTGGAGATGTATCACAATGTCCTCAAGAGG GGTTATATGTGGAAAAAGGGACATGTACGTAGGAACTGGACTGAGCGTTGGTTTGTGCTGAAGCCCTCCTCCATGGCTTACTACGTCAGCGAGGACTTGAAAGACAAGAAAGGGGAGATCCAGCTGGATAAGAGCTGTGTCATTGAG CCTATTCCAGACAGGGAGGGGAAGCGCTGCCTTTTCTGTGTGAAAACCCACAATAAAACCTATGAGATGAGTGCGCCTGACCAGAGACAAAAGGTGGAGTGGACTCAAG CTATTCAGACAGCCCTTCGTCTCCAGAGTGCGGCCAAGTCCTCCCTTCACCATGAACTCAAACTGAAGAGACGGGTCCAGCGGGAACACAGCCAACAGGAGCGCAGCCGGAGCTCCcggagcagctgcagcagccggAGCAGCTATTCAGACGACTCCACCATCCAAGAGATGGAGAagatggagaaggagaaagacaaACAGGATTTAGAGATAGAAAGCATCATACAG CATGCACGTGAATTGGAAACGAAACGAAGGGAggcagaggaaagagaaaggaggaaaCAGAAGGAGGTGCAGATGGAGCTGGAGAGACAGCTCAAAGAGGTTGAGACG TTGAGAGACAGCATGCAGGCAGAGATGCAGGAGAAGGAAAGGGAGGCTGAGCAACAGAAGAAGAGGATCCAGGAGTTGGAGCTGACACAGCGGAAACTGGAGGCTGCTCTCAACATGGAGATCCAGGCTcggctggaggaggagagggccagACAGGAGCTGGAAAG GTTGCTGCAGgtggaagaagagaagaagaagcagttccagctcctccaggagcAGCAGAGGGCCTTGCAGAGCCTCAGCCCCATACAGGTGGCCTCCGATGGCAGTACAGGCGAGGATACCCCCGCAGCTATTCACTCGGCCTCTCAGGAGCTCCTGGACCTGCGGGCCTCTCGCCAGAGGAGCCACCAGCACCTGGAG GAGCTACAAGAGAAGCTGAGGAATGCCAGTCAACATGTGCGGCACTGGAACGTCCAGCTGAACCGTCTGATGACACCCGTCACTCCTGGAG agCGTTTGGAATATCGCCTATCATCAAATCGCAAGTGTCCCAAAAAGGAAGCCCTGGCTAGTAACGAGTTCATCTCTAAATTCAAGATAAGAGCCGATCAGAACAGCCAGCTACCAGAGGACGAGAGACTGGAGGAGCAGATGGAGGCCGCCAACCTGTCAGATGGATCAGACGAATCACAGGGAAAACCCAATGGACAAATGTGA